A section of the Platichthys flesus chromosome 22, fPlaFle2.1, whole genome shotgun sequence genome encodes:
- the LOC133933647 gene encoding splicing factor U2AF 35 kDa subunit-like isoform X1 — MAEYLASIFGTEKDKVNCSFYFKIGACRHGDRCSRLHNKPTFSQTILIQNIYRNPQNSAQTADSSRCAVSDVEMQEHYDEFFEEVFAEMEEKYGEVEEMNVCDNLGDHLVGNVYVKFRREEDAEKAVMDLNNRWFNAQPIHAELSPVTDFREACCRQYEMGECTRGGFCNFMHLKPISRELRRDLYGRRKKGNRSGSPSRERRSRSRDRRRDRERRRSRDRERSGRF, encoded by the exons ATGGCGGAGTACCTGGCGTCCATTTTCGGCACAGAGAAAGACAA gGTCAACTGTTCCTTCTATTTTAAGATCGGGGCTTGCAGACATGGAGACCGCTGCTCGAGGCTGCACAACAAGCCGACCTTCAGCCAG accATCTTGATTCAGAACATCTACCGAAATCCCCAGAACAGCGCCCAGACGGCAGATTCCTCCCGCT GTGCCGTCAGTGACGTGGAAATGCAGGAGCACTATGACGAGTTCTTTGAG GAGGTGTtcgcagagatggaggagaagtacggagaggtggaggagatgaacGTGTGCGATAACTTGGGCGACCACCTCGTCGGGAACGTCTACGTTAAG TTTCGTCGTGAGGAGGATGCAGAGAAAGCCGTCATGGACCTGAACAACCGCTGGTTCAACGCTCAACCCATCCACGCAGAGCTCTCCCCAGTCACGGACTTCAGGGAAGCCTGCTGCCGCCAGTATGAAATGGG AGAGTGCACCCGAGGCGGTTTCTGCAACTTCATGCACCTTAAACCTATATCCCGGGAACTTCGCAGGGACTTGTACGGCCGCCGGAAGAAAGG GAACCGCTCCGGCTCGCCCTCCCGGGAACGCCGCTCTCGCTCCAGGGATCGCCGGCGGGATCGTGAAAGGCGAAGGTCGAGGGATCGGGAGCGTTCCGGAAGGTTCTAA
- the LOC133933647 gene encoding splicing factor U2AF 35 kDa subunit-like isoform X2: protein MQEHYDEFFEEVFAEMEEKYGEVEEMNVCDNLGDHLVGNVYVKFRREEDAEKAVMDLNNRWFNAQPIHAELSPVTDFREACCRQYEMGECTRGGFCNFMHLKPISRELRRDLYGRRKKGNRSGSPSRERRSRSRDRRRDRERRRSRDRERSGRF from the exons ATGCAGGAGCACTATGACGAGTTCTTTGAG GAGGTGTtcgcagagatggaggagaagtacggagaggtggaggagatgaacGTGTGCGATAACTTGGGCGACCACCTCGTCGGGAACGTCTACGTTAAG TTTCGTCGTGAGGAGGATGCAGAGAAAGCCGTCATGGACCTGAACAACCGCTGGTTCAACGCTCAACCCATCCACGCAGAGCTCTCCCCAGTCACGGACTTCAGGGAAGCCTGCTGCCGCCAGTATGAAATGGG AGAGTGCACCCGAGGCGGTTTCTGCAACTTCATGCACCTTAAACCTATATCCCGGGAACTTCGCAGGGACTTGTACGGCCGCCGGAAGAAAGG GAACCGCTCCGGCTCGCCCTCCCGGGAACGCCGCTCTCGCTCCAGGGATCGCCGGCGGGATCGTGAAAGGCGAAGGTCGAGGGATCGGGAGCGTTCCGGAAGGTTCTAA